A genomic region of Sander lucioperca isolate FBNREF2018 chromosome 6, SLUC_FBN_1.2, whole genome shotgun sequence contains the following coding sequences:
- the LOC116035417 gene encoding G-protein coupled receptor 22-like, translated as METDSYTPGPASSDWLGTVASLEGMGVLQEHEGGGLPSSPASWYTPYSLGFQVSLTSFLMLELVLGFSSNLTVLVLYFSQSNLVDSVSNMVTVNLHVLDVAVCVLCLPITLVIVLLPPGPNLALLCCFHEACVTFASISTAINILVISLDRYDISVRPANRLLTTHRATLLLAAVWVTSVAVFFIPFLEVQWSSGEGAEERGKVTRLSLSSHGISSTVVPAWRNQTLLCVGGQDYHTGLGMHFHLILQVPIFFTTVAVMLFTYSRILRALNIRIGSHMKKGQQFRGPHKRQKKKAGLRMNNNGGEVGGEQCTTDGTKQLSHPPLIPSSSPTPTATSPPALSSSAPLVTSDTGAVTAMPTTSVQASVSAIIALRRAVRRHRDRRERQRRVFKMSLIIITTFLGCWAPLSVTNMLILGIGPSEALVSLRLWFLALAYGTTVSHPLLYAFTRQKLRRALRAKVKKRVVSLLQVDPSPGGTIIHNSWVENRKSSRQVRLEASKGTDRCLAEVL; from the coding sequence ATGGAGACTGACAGCTACACCCCAGGCCCAGCCTCCAGTGACTGGCTCGGGACGGTGGCCAGCCTGGAGGGAATGGGAGTCCTTCAGGAGCATGAAGGAGGGGGCTTGCCCAGCAGCCCGGCATCCTGGTACACGCCATACTCGCTGGGCTTCCAGGTGTCGCTCACCTCCTTCCTCATGCTGGAGCTAGTGTTGGGTTTCAGCAGCAACCTGACGGTGCTGGTGCTCTACTTCTCTCAATCCAATTTAGTGGACTCGGTGAGCAATATGGTGACTGTCAATCTGCATGTGCTggatgtggctgtgtgtgtgctgtgtctgCCCATCACTCTGGTGATTGTGCTGCTGCCTCCAGGACCAAACCTGGCCCTGCTCTGCTGCTTCCACGAGGCATGTGTCACCTTTGCCAGCATATCCACAGCCATCAACATCCTGGTCATCAGCTTGGACCGATATGACATCTCAGTGCGGCCTGCCAACAGGCTGCTGACCACACATAGAGCAACGCTGCTCCTGGCTGCCGTTTGGGTCACCTCGGTAGCTGTGTTTTTTATCCCATTCTTAGAGGTGCAGTGGTCCAGTGGagaaggagcagaggagagagggaaggtgACACGCTTGTCGTTGTCCTCACATGGTATCAGTTCCACTGTGGTGCCAGCGTGGCGTAACCAGACACTGCTCTGTGTTGGCGGGCAGGACTACCACACAGGCCTGGGTATGCATTTCCATCTTATCCTGCAGGTACCCATCTTCTTCACCACAGTGGCAGTCATGCTGTTTACCTACTCCAGAATTTTGAGGGCTTTAAACATCCGCATTGGCTCCCACATGAAGAAGGGCCAGCAGTTCAGGGGGCCCcacaagagacagaaaaaaaaggcgGGGCTCAGAATGAATAATAATGGTGGGGAGGTAGGAGGGGAGCAGTGCACCACAGATGGTACTAAACAGCTCAGCCATCCTCCCCTCATCCCTTCCTCCTCCCCCACCCCCACAGCTACCTCCCCGCCTGCGCTGTCTTCTTCTGCTCCACTAGTCACCTCTGACACAGGCGCTGTGACCGCAATGCCCACCACGAGCGTCCAGGCCTCTGTGTCGGCCATCATTGCCCTGAGGCGGGCAGTGCGGCGACACAGGGATCGACGCGAGAGGCAGAGGCGGGTGTTCAAGATGTCCCTCATCATTATCACCACCTTTCTGGGCTGTTGGGCCCCCCTCTCTGTGACCAACATGCTTATCCTGGGAATAGGCCCTAGTGAGGCCCTGGTCAGCCTACGCCTCTGGTTCTTAGCCCTGGCCTACGGCACAACTGTCTCCCACCCTCTGCTCTACGCTTTCACCCGACAGAAGCTACGCCGTGCGCTCCGTGCTAAGGTTAAGAAAAGGGTGGTGTCCCTGCTCCAGGTAGACCCTTCACCAGGGGGCACCATCATACACAACTCCTGGGTGGAGAACAGAAAAAGCAGCCGGCAGGTGCGGCTGGAAGCAAGCAAAGGTACTGACCGCTGCTTAGCAGAGGTCCTCTGA